Proteins found in one Poecilia reticulata strain Guanapo unplaced genomic scaffold, Guppy_female_1.0+MT scaffold_125, whole genome shotgun sequence genomic segment:
- the mansc1 gene encoding MANSC domain-containing protein 1, producing MTPPADLRPLPGLLVVMLLMSLPAAALEPETCFSRQHQGAAINVRVALSRDSAAMMARMVRLERDCVLACCSEEVRTGARCNMAVFKANKHAGEDNCLLFHCPTESDCPLMKAAEGSNTYDIYKGLSHPPTLRPVPMTTTLQTTSTSTSTTSAPTTPTTTQPTSTTSTPTTVQALHSTPEPSPPIIIIATEPAGSPPTTNTTTTTTGPSPTFTTRKPNKTSKKQNKTTKKGKSHPALTTTTTTQTAPSSMTSLPAETGRKEVEDKHTSVPETTTSAPTTTMAPTTSTTTTTPTTTATFPITTTTLPPTTTTTPQHTSTTEPTTTVTAQPPSLIFIPKDPVQSEPDLQPGHPTLNSSSSRGKAVAAQGALKGGVVAFMVLALAVLTLALAVGGRKAMESFDRRHYTRLELNDLHYEI from the exons ATGACTCCCCCGGCCGACCTCCGACCTTTGCCCGGGCTGCTCGTCGTGATGCTgctgatgtcacttcctgctgcagctctggaACCAGAGACGTGTTTCTCCCGGCAGCATCAGGGCGCCGCCATCAACGTCAGGGTAGCGCTGAGCCGGGACTCGGCGGCCATGATGGCCCGGATGGTCCGGTTGGAGCGGGACTGCGTCCTGGCCTGCTGCTCGGAAGAGGTCCGAACAG GCGCTCGGTGCAACATGGCCGTGTTCAAAGCCAACAAACACGCCGGCGAAGACAACTGCCTGCTGTTCCACTGTCCCACCGAGTCGGACTGTCCTCTGATGAAAGCCGCCGAGGGCAGCAACACCTACGACATCTACAAAG GTTTAAGTCATCCACCCACACTGAGACCTGTTCCCATGACAACCACTCTCCAGACTACCAGCACCTCCACCTCTACCACATCAGCACCAACTACACCAACCACCACCCAGCCCACCAGCACAACCAGCACACCAACCACCGTCCAGGCACTGCACTCCACCCCAGAACCTTCTCcacccatcatcatcatcgccaCAGAGCCTGCAGGTAGTCCACCCACCaccaacaccaccaccaccaccacaggACCCTCTCCCACCTTCACCACCAGAAAACCCAACAAAACCAgcaagaagcaaaacaaaaccaccaAGAAAGGAAAATCTCATCCAGccctcaccaccaccaccactacCCAAACAGCTCCCAGCTCcatgacatcacttcctgctgaaacaggaaggaaggaggtCGAAGATAAACATACTAGTGTTCCAGAAACAACAACTTCAGCTCCAACCACCACTATGGCTCCAACCACCAGTACAACCACTACAACTCCAACAACTACAGCCACCTTccccatcaccaccaccacccttCCTccaaccaccaccaccaccccccAGCATACCTCCACCACTGAGCCAACCACCACAGTGACAGCTCAACCACCAAGTCTGATCTTCATTCCCAAAGACCCGGTCCAGTCAGAGCCCGACCTCCAACCAGGCCACCCCACCCTGAACTCCAGCTCCAGCCGGGGGAAAGCGGTGGCGGCCCAGGGGGCGCTGAAGGGCGGCGTGGTGGCCTTCATGGTGCTGGCGCTGGCCGTGCTGACGCTGGCGCTGGCGGTGGGCGGCCGGAAGGCCATGGAGTCCTTCGACCGGCGCCATTACACCAGACTGGAGCTCAACGACCTGCACTATGAGATTTAA